In Streptomyces sp. NBC_00414, a single window of DNA contains:
- a CDS encoding NlpC/P60 family protein yields MTITSRRGVLAALVGSAATIPLGGTAAASRAAAPATAPVAASTSVAPFASPTAGSAPAGSTVAHAPLGPAHFSGLTLAPSLTVTVLPGAPARTEVTSGGTRVALLTHGARTVLLPGPMRTFTENKKPFADDFGRTLPDPSLPADKRVYWGSSPGGGSWSTLGPTDADYSVVPGTGIITLTTDYASRHASVRDDGITDVDVRSVARFDKVPTGEACSYALSFGYQDPHNNYRARLSFVTSGAVQFRLEKEVTDKVTRLDTAVTLATDVPAGTDRTIRVRREGTRILARAWRSADTEPSAWTFDVTDPDPEPTLAKGRVGLRALANDGCTNLPVKLLVSRFQVDTANWAAPPTVTHGDWVRVLPEPFDGVWNPELEQVIRGWSGSTAPDVLAHAAMFLSGAAPVAAGSGPAEGRQVLGEAGYGYLDQQGQRLEGADFHEYMNTGWTFPDGVHTGPSTRQVGNLDCSGYTRMVYGYHMGVPMASGQDTSGTRLPRRSRDMAEYSPGVRIARTDGTAPPAALQIQPGDLVLFNADSGDDNETATVDHVGIHLGEDTAGQRRFLSSRKTANGPTMADLGGASLLDGTGAYARTLHTVRRI; encoded by the coding sequence ATGACGATCACTTCACGCCGTGGCGTGCTCGCCGCCCTCGTGGGTTCTGCGGCCACCATCCCGCTCGGCGGCACGGCCGCCGCCTCCCGCGCCGCCGCGCCGGCCACCGCTCCCGTCGCCGCGTCCACGTCGGTCGCCCCCTTCGCCTCTCCGACAGCCGGTTCGGCCCCGGCCGGCTCCACCGTCGCCCATGCGCCCCTGGGCCCCGCCCACTTCAGCGGTCTCACGCTCGCCCCGTCTCTCACCGTGACCGTGCTCCCGGGCGCCCCGGCCCGCACCGAGGTGACCTCCGGCGGCACCCGCGTCGCACTGCTCACGCACGGTGCCCGAACCGTGCTGTTGCCCGGCCCGATGCGGACGTTCACGGAGAACAAGAAGCCCTTCGCCGACGACTTCGGGCGCACACTGCCCGACCCGTCCCTGCCCGCGGACAAGCGCGTGTACTGGGGCTCCTCCCCTGGCGGCGGCAGCTGGTCCACCCTCGGCCCGACCGACGCCGACTACTCGGTGGTGCCGGGCACCGGAATCATCACCCTCACCACCGACTACGCGAGCCGTCACGCCAGCGTCCGGGACGACGGAATCACCGACGTCGATGTACGTTCCGTAGCGCGATTCGACAAGGTACCGACCGGTGAGGCCTGTTCGTACGCCCTCTCCTTCGGCTATCAGGACCCCCACAACAACTACCGGGCCCGACTCTCCTTCGTGACGTCCGGCGCGGTCCAGTTCCGGCTGGAGAAGGAGGTCACCGACAAGGTCACCCGGCTCGACACGGCCGTGACCCTCGCCACCGACGTGCCCGCGGGCACCGACCGGACGATCCGGGTCCGCCGCGAAGGCACTCGCATCCTGGCCAGGGCATGGCGTTCCGCGGACACCGAGCCCTCCGCCTGGACCTTCGACGTCACCGACCCCGACCCCGAGCCCACCCTCGCCAAGGGCCGCGTCGGCCTGCGCGCACTGGCCAACGACGGCTGCACCAATCTCCCCGTCAAGCTGCTCGTCAGCCGGTTCCAGGTGGACACGGCGAACTGGGCGGCGCCCCCGACCGTGACCCACGGCGACTGGGTACGGGTCCTGCCCGAGCCCTTCGACGGTGTCTGGAACCCGGAGCTGGAGCAGGTCATACGCGGCTGGTCCGGATCCACCGCTCCGGACGTCCTCGCCCACGCCGCGATGTTCCTCTCCGGGGCCGCCCCCGTAGCGGCCGGCTCCGGCCCTGCCGAGGGCCGACAGGTGCTGGGCGAGGCAGGGTACGGGTACCTCGATCAACAGGGACAGCGCTTGGAGGGCGCCGACTTCCACGAGTACATGAACACCGGCTGGACCTTCCCCGACGGCGTACACACAGGTCCCTCCACCAGACAGGTCGGCAACCTCGACTGCTCGGGCTACACACGCATGGTCTACGGCTACCACATGGGCGTACCGATGGCCTCGGGCCAGGACACCTCCGGGACCCGGCTCCCCAGAAGATCCCGGGACATGGCCGAGTACTCACCGGGCGTCCGCATCGCGCGCACCGACGGCACGGCGCCACCCGCCGCACTCCAGATCCAGCCTGGCGACCTGGTCCTGTTCAACGCCGACTCGGGCGACGACAACGAGACGGCCACGGTGGACCACGTCGGCATCCACCTCGGCGAGGACACCGCAGGGCAGCGCCGTTTCCTCTCCAGCCGCAAGACGGCCAACGGACCCACCATGGCCGACCTGGGCGGCGCCTCACTGCTCGACGGCACCGGCGCCTATGCCAGGACCCTGCACACCGTGCGTCGGATCTGA
- a CDS encoding alpha/beta hydrolase, producing the protein MAQQATPVRTARLGRAFGTEPTAVSGVVLLLPGGEETSARRPSPMLAAASVRALGRRLTRAGRTEGLVVHVVHYRFRGWNGSEAHLAQDAAWAADEVVRRYGDVPVCLVGVDMGGRAALRAGGHEAVNSVLALSPWLPEEDVAAPPEPVKQLAGRRVLIVHGTNDERADPELSFRLAARAKKANRDICRFEVHSDGHALHAFRDEVYALAEDFVMGVLFGRSFSRPVEDALAAPPPLGLRMPLASGFGRSLRRR; encoded by the coding sequence ATGGCACAGCAAGCGACGCCGGTTCGCACGGCACGGCTGGGGCGGGCGTTCGGCACGGAGCCGACGGCGGTGAGCGGCGTGGTGCTGCTGCTGCCGGGCGGCGAGGAGACCTCCGCCCGCAGGCCGTCACCCATGCTGGCGGCCGCGTCCGTAAGGGCGTTGGGCCGCCGGCTCACCCGCGCGGGACGCACGGAGGGGCTGGTCGTGCACGTGGTGCACTACCGGTTCCGCGGCTGGAACGGGAGCGAGGCGCATCTGGCGCAGGACGCCGCGTGGGCCGCGGACGAGGTCGTACGGCGGTACGGGGACGTGCCCGTCTGCCTCGTCGGGGTGGACATGGGCGGGCGGGCCGCCCTGCGCGCGGGAGGCCACGAAGCCGTCAACTCCGTGCTGGCGCTGTCCCCCTGGCTGCCCGAGGAGGATGTCGCGGCGCCGCCCGAACCGGTGAAGCAGCTCGCGGGGCGGCGGGTGCTGATCGTGCACGGCACCAACGACGAGCGGGCCGATCCCGAGTTGTCGTTCCGGCTCGCGGCGCGCGCGAAGAAGGCGAACCGGGACATCTGCCGGTTCGAGGTGCACTCGGACGGGCACGCGCTGCACGCGTTCCGGGACGAGGTGTACGCGCTCGCGGAGGACTTCGTGATGGGGGTGCTGTTCGGGCGGTCGTTCTCACGCCCCGTGGAGGACGCACTCGCGGCTCCGCCGCCGCTGGGCCTGCGCATGCCGCTCGCCTCGGGCTTCGGGCGGTCGCTCCGGCGCCGGTGA
- a CDS encoding adenosine deaminase, with amino-acid sequence MTSQTKNTPSSEQIRRAPKVLLHDHLDGGLRPGTIVDLARDFGYTGLPETDADKLGIWFREAADSGSLERYLETFAHTCAVMQTREALFRVAAECAEDLAEDGVVYAEVRYAPEQHLEAGLTLEEVVEAVNEGFREGERRARENGHRIRVGALLTAMRHAARSLEIAELANRYRDLGVVGFDIAGAEAGFPPTRHLDAFEYLKRENNHFTIHAGEAFGLPSIWQALQWCGADRLGHGVRIIDDIQVQDDGTVKLGRLASYVRDKRVPLELCPSSNLQTGAADSYAEHPIGLLRRLHFRATVNTDNRLMSGTSMSREFEHLVDAFGYSLDDMQWFTVNAMKSAFIPFDERLAMINDVIKPGYAELKSEWLFQQTASTSGSVGEEG; translated from the coding sequence ATGACGAGCCAGACCAAGAACACCCCGAGCTCGGAGCAGATCCGCCGGGCGCCGAAGGTCCTGCTGCACGATCACCTGGACGGAGGCCTGCGCCCCGGGACGATCGTCGACCTCGCCCGGGACTTCGGGTACACCGGCCTCCCGGAGACGGACGCCGACAAGCTCGGCATCTGGTTCCGCGAGGCCGCCGACTCCGGTTCGCTGGAGCGGTACCTGGAGACCTTCGCGCACACCTGCGCCGTCATGCAGACCCGTGAGGCGCTGTTCCGCGTCGCGGCCGAGTGCGCCGAGGACCTCGCCGAGGACGGCGTCGTCTACGCCGAGGTGCGGTACGCGCCCGAGCAGCACCTCGAAGCCGGACTCACCCTCGAAGAGGTCGTCGAGGCCGTCAACGAGGGCTTCCGGGAAGGCGAGCGGCGGGCTCGCGAGAACGGCCACCGGATCCGCGTGGGCGCCCTGCTGACCGCCATGCGGCACGCGGCCCGCTCCCTGGAGATCGCCGAACTCGCCAACCGCTACCGGGACCTGGGCGTCGTCGGCTTCGACATCGCGGGCGCCGAGGCGGGCTTCCCGCCCACCCGGCACCTGGACGCCTTCGAGTATCTGAAGCGGGAGAACAACCACTTCACGATCCACGCGGGCGAGGCCTTCGGGCTCCCCTCCATCTGGCAGGCGCTCCAGTGGTGCGGCGCCGACCGGCTGGGGCACGGCGTGCGCATCATCGACGACATCCAGGTGCAGGACGACGGCACGGTGAAACTGGGCCGCCTCGCCTCGTACGTACGCGACAAGCGGGTGCCCCTGGAGCTGTGCCCCAGTTCCAATCTCCAGACGGGCGCCGCCGACTCGTACGCCGAGCACCCCATCGGGCTGCTGCGGCGGCTGCATTTCCGCGCCACCGTGAACACCGACAACCGCTTGATGTCCGGCACCAGCATGAGCCGGGAATTCGAGCACCTTGTCGACGCGTTCGGCTATTCGCTCGACGACATGCAGTGGTTCACAGTCAATGCGATGAAATCAGCATTCATTCCTTTCGATGAACGACTGGCCATGATCAATGACGTGATCAAGCCTGGATATGCCGAACTGAAGTCCGAATGGCTGTTCCAGCAAACCGCCTCCACCAGCGGTTCTGTGGGCGAAGAGGGCTGA